One window of Cydia fagiglandana chromosome 19, ilCydFagi1.1, whole genome shotgun sequence genomic DNA carries:
- the LOC134673738 gene encoding vesicular inhibitory amino acid transporter, protein MNLGRFKLPPIKNALEVAMQTVRQQMPDKAGPPPRPPQAVRFANQDMGESCELSTMNETTSPSYQSTNPTNPFLSGELQAEDSFTSYQNTFPQQEAPRTQSMQSVDFYASSEEGGFEEGGGKPGCKINEFQAAWNVTNAIQGMFVVSLPFAVLQGGYWAIAAMIGIAHICCYTGRILVECLYEDDPVTGRRVRVRDSYVSIAKECFGRKYGARIVNIAQIIELVMTCILYVVVCGDLMIGTFPDGSIDTRSWMMLTGIFLLPLAFLKSLQSVSMLSFWCTMSHLIINAIVLGYCILYIGDWGWGKVKWSLDFENFPISLGVIVFSYTSQIFLPTLEGNMEDPGKFEWMLKWSHIAAAAFKSVFGYVCFLTFQNDTQQVITNNLRSSGFKGLVNFFLVVKAILSYPLPYYAACDLLERALFRGKPKTLFPVIYALDGELKVWGLAWRLGVVMFTVLMAIFIPHFAILMGFIGSFTGTMLSFIWPAYFHLKLKGPYLDSQTVAYNYFIICLGVLFGVIGMYDSGSALIKAFQIGLPF, encoded by the exons ATGAATTTGGGTCGGTTTAAGTTGCCCCCTATCAAGAATGCGCTGGAGGTGGCGATGCAGACGGTCAGACAGCAGATGCCAGATAAAGCTGGACCACCGCCGCGTCCACCGCAGGCCGTTAGATTCGCTAATCAAG ATATGGGCGAAAGCTGCGAGCTGTCAACAATGAACGAAACCACGTCGCCGTCGTACCAATCGACGAATCCTACCAATCCGTTTCTCAGCGGAGAACTACAGGCTGAGGACTCATTCACCAGCTATCAGAACACCTTCCCTCAACAGGAGGCACCAAG GACTCAAAGTATGCAGAGCGTTGACTTCTATGCGTCATCAGAAGAGGGTGGTTTTGAAGAAGGCGGCGGCAAGCCGGGTTGCAAGATCAACGAGTTCCAAGCTGCTTGGAACGTCACTAATGCTATTCAG GGCATGTTCGTAGTATCCCTGCCATTCGCCGTCCTCCAAGGCGGCTACTGGGCTATCGCGGCCATGATCGGCATCGCCCACATCTGCTGCTACACTGGCCGCATCCTCGTCGAGTGCCTGTACGAGGACGACCCGGTCACGGGACGACGCGTCCGCGTCCGCGACTCCTACGTCAGCATCGCCAAGGAGTGCTTCGGCCGGAAATATGGTGCTAGGATCGTTAACATTGCTCAAATCATTGAACTTGTCATGACCTGCATTCTTTACGTCGTCGTCTGCGGCGATCTGATGATAGGAACCTTCCCTGATGGCTCCATCGACACTCGATCTTGGATGATGCTCACTGGCATCTTCCTTTTACCTTTGGCTTTCTTGAAATCTCTTCAAAGCGTCAGTATGCTGTCATTTTGGTGTACCATGAGCCACTTAATTATCAACGCTATTGTGCTTGGGTACTGTATCCTGTACATCGGAGATTGGGGCTGGGGTAAAGTCAAATGGAGTCTAGATTTTGAGAACTTCCCGATAAGTCTGGGTGTGATCGTGTTCTCTTACACATCTCAGATATTCCTCCCTACTCTGGAAGGCAACATGGAAGATCCGGGCAAGTTTGAATGGATGTTGAAGTGGTCACACATCGCGGCCGCCGCTTTCAAGTCCGTGTTCGGATACGTGTGCTTCCTGACTTTCCAAAACGATACACAACAGGTTATAACTAACAATCTCCGCTCTTCCGGATTTAAGGGACTTGTAAACTTTTTCCTAGTGGTCAAAGCCATTCTAAGTTACCCTTTACCGTACTATGCTGCCTGCGATCTGTTGGAACGTGCACTGTTTAGGGGTAAGCCTAAGACCCTTTTCCCTGTGATCTACGCTTTGGATGGGGAGTTAAAAGTTTGGGGGCTCGCTTGGCGGCTGGGTGTTGTGATGTTCACAGTCTTGATGGCGATATTCATCCCACACTTCGCTATTCTGATGGGATTTATTGGAAGTTTCACTGGTACTATGTTGAGCTTCATATGGCCGGCTTATTTCCACTTGAAACTGAAAGGCCCGTACCTGGATAGCCAGACGGTAGCTTACAACTACTTCATCATATGTTTAGGGGTTCTTTTTGGAGTTATCGGCATGTACGACTCAGGTTCAGCTTTGATTAAGGCTTTCCAGATCGGTCTTCCGTTCTAA
- the LOC134673745 gene encoding uncharacterized protein LOC134673745, translating to MAEIGRVFAFEVLVLLSFVNVHAYNPKYHPCCQEPGQNVTLAMIIDAFEIYGHDPTDKLDHFAHYQLQMMKIKRAPDQYMINEHVHIAVDHLGRFIHLHVKELKVLLIALEDAVDNMLTMYDNHNAIKTERVATYNHAAGGAVPSEFYLSQEYYCGRNVYIFMSELYSDIYNMGRGPAPYCKDRGFHFLGFVHFMDDNKYYLEEDPSLAFATDNYLHGLECHTDVCIYRFPFKKGLQHERDVVSLPKALVKCGTEVYKLPPLTAASCIITSGSFILDFNIQGIRFRHYDYILTLPNGHIFYTKEKNTPLFCDHHVCEWNNTNFYGGPFAIPGDPGTGLMPVPPFLEQTTVPPFSDRSTSPPGGPFDNVTYSLDGCWYMFPPNYGSIAGISYLDPLTINEYRFTCQGSGNKGLYWYPQWMGAPPHHPYPQANDMPKHEEGPGDAFYPHQQGPEPPPLIVPNFVD from the exons ATGGCCGAAATCGGCAGAGTGTTTGCCTTTGAAGTTTTAGTTTTACTATCTTTTGTGAATGTG CACGCATACAATCCAAAGTACCACCCATGCTGCCAGGAACCCGGCCAGAACGTCACCCTGGCCATGATCATCGACGCCTTCGAGATCTACGGACACGATCCTACTGACAAGTTGGATCATTTTGCGCACTACCAGCTTCAGATGATGAAGATCAAACGCGCGCCTGATCAG TACATGATCAATGAGCACGTGCACATCGCGGTGGACCACCTCGGCAGGTTCATTCACCTGCACGTCAAGGAGCTGAAG GTGCTCCTGATAGCTCTAGAAGATGCGGTTGACAACATGCTAACGATGTACGATAACCACAACGCGATCAAGACGGAGCGCGTGGCCACATACAACCATGCTGCAGGCGGCGCCGTGCCTTCAGAGTTCTATCTCAGTCAAG AGTACTACTGCGGCCGTAACGTGTACATCTTCATGTCAGAGCTGTATAGCGACATCTACAACATGGGCCGCGGGCCGGCGCCCTACTGCAAGGACCGCGGCTTCCACTTCCTCGGCTTCGTGCACTTCATGGACGACAACAAATATTATCTCGAGGAGGACCCCAGCTTGGCCTTTGCCACTGATAATTATTTGCATGGGCTCGAATGCCATACTGACGTGTGTATCTACAG ATTCCCTTTCAAGAAAGGCTTGCAGCACGAGCGCGACGTGGTGTCGCTGCCCAAGGCGCTGGTGAAGTGCGGCACGGAGGTGTACAAGCTGCCGCCGCTGACTGCCGCCTCCTGCATCATAACCTCCGGCTCCTTCATACTCGACTTCAACATACAGGGCATACGGTTCCGACACTACGATTACATTCTA ACCCTACCCAACGGGCACATATTCTACACGAAGGAGAAGAACACACCTCTCTTCTGTGACCATCATGTTTGCGAGTGGAACAATACTAATTTCTACGGAG GTCCCTTCGCCATCCCAGGCGACCCTGGGACTGGCCTGATGCCGGTCCCACCCTTCTTGGAGCAGACCACAGTCCCACCTTTCTCGGACCGGTCCACATCTCCACCCGGTGGCCCCTTCGACAACGTTACTT ACTCTCTAGACGGATGCTGGTACATGTTCCCTCCGAACTACGGGTCCATCGCAGGCATCAGCTACCTGGACCCGCTCACCATCAACGAGTACAGATTCACTTGCCAGGGATCCGGCAACAAG GGCTTATACTGGTACCCGCAATGGATGGGCGCTCCGCCGCACCATCCGTACCCGCAGGCCAACGATATGCCCAAGCACGAGGAAGGCCCTGGAGACGCCTTCTACCCCCACCAGCAGGGGCCGGAGCCCCCGCCACTTATTGTGCCAAATTTCGTCGATTAA